The following proteins are co-located in the Methylomonas sp. 11b genome:
- a CDS encoding AAA family ATPase, whose protein sequence is MKLTIDKRHLEQLLNDHPRLQSINEQLRFGTKAQVPYDLLSEAELASLADIYLQHGEALQQQAALLIALQAALADNSHRYNVDQLEMLLPAIANYLLEGGLRGWLFHVQPSGRTLAYLITRLDYTPPGEEEAGRILIELKANTKGKIMVESLIIRSKDLANKTIPEIFATKGYLKETPELIASYDEATARYFDWRARYGEQFSGWGTGEYAEDPTASHRSSDWTRKNTVVMSSGGGICRLVNDENILSERALSLDASGDILGTYLRKAGKSMRYDSKTESAMEAAKADVPKGMFTEMPVHGYILMFHLELHHHVWVHVDDTQPYVYQPELKQKLILPPEQTDLIDILTAEMDMLMDDIVAGKSGGTTVLCAGPAGVGKTLTAEVYSEIIKRPLYRVHSGQLGLNVAEMEKTLKDTLIRAQRWGAVMLIDEADVYIKSRADNLASNAVVGVFLRVLEYFNGLLFLTTNRVDDIDEAIISRCIAMLRYHAPDHADRCKIWRVMTEQFSLPVKEELIDELAAIFPGATGRDIKGLTKLVAKFCQQKQLAPELEVFKRCSVFRGLELLDEAA, encoded by the coding sequence ATGAAATTAACCATCGACAAACGTCATCTCGAACAACTGCTTAACGATCACCCCCGCTTGCAAAGCATCAATGAGCAATTGCGTTTTGGCACCAAGGCGCAAGTGCCTTACGATTTACTCAGTGAGGCAGAATTAGCCAGTCTGGCCGACATCTACTTGCAACACGGTGAAGCCTTACAACAGCAAGCGGCGCTATTGATAGCCTTGCAAGCGGCGCTGGCCGACAACAGCCATCGCTACAACGTCGATCAACTGGAAATGTTGTTGCCGGCAATTGCCAATTATTTATTGGAGGGCGGGCTGCGTGGTTGGCTATTTCATGTGCAGCCTTCCGGCAGAACCTTGGCTTATCTGATCACTCGCCTGGATTACACCCCACCGGGAGAAGAAGAAGCCGGGCGGATCTTGATCGAATTAAAGGCCAACACCAAGGGTAAAATCATGGTGGAGAGCCTCATCATTCGTAGCAAAGATCTGGCGAACAAAACCATCCCGGAGATTTTTGCCACCAAAGGGTACTTAAAAGAAACCCCGGAATTAATCGCCAGTTACGATGAGGCTACCGCGCGGTATTTTGACTGGCGGGCGCGCTATGGCGAACAGTTTTCCGGGTGGGGTACCGGCGAATATGCCGAGGACCCAACCGCCAGCCATCGCAGCAGCGACTGGACGCGGAAGAATACGGTGGTTATGTCCTCCGGCGGCGGGATCTGCCGCTTGGTCAACGACGAAAATATCCTCAGCGAACGGGCGTTGAGCCTGGATGCCTCCGGCGACATTCTCGGCACTTATCTACGCAAAGCCGGTAAAAGCATGCGCTATGACAGCAAAACCGAAAGCGCCATGGAAGCCGCCAAAGCCGATGTCCCCAAAGGTATGTTCACGGAAATGCCGGTCCATGGCTATATCCTGATGTTTCATTTGGAGTTGCATCACCACGTTTGGGTGCACGTCGACGATACCCAGCCATATGTGTATCAGCCGGAATTGAAACAAAAACTGATTTTGCCACCGGAACAAACCGATCTGATAGACATCCTGACGGCGGAAATGGACATGCTGATGGACGACATCGTCGCCGGCAAATCCGGCGGCACCACGGTGCTGTGTGCAGGTCCTGCGGGTGTAGGTAAGACTCTGACCGCCGAAGTCTATTCGGAAATCATCAAGCGGCCCTTGTACCGGGTGCATTCCGGGCAGTTGGGTTTAAACGTCGCGGAGATGGAAAAAACCTTGAAGGACACTTTGATCCGCGCCCAGCGCTGGGGCGCGGTGATGTTGATCGACGAAGCCGACGTGTACATCAAAAGCCGTGCTGACAACCTGGCCTCCAATGCCGTGGTCGGTGTGTTCTTGCGGGTGCTGGAGTATTTCAACGGCCTGCTGTTCCTGACCACCAATCGAGTGGACGACATCGACGAAGCTATTATTTCCCGCTGTATCGCCATGCTCCGCTACCACGCCCCGGATCATGCGGACAGATGCAAAATCTGGCGGGTCATGACTGAGCAATTTAGCTTGCCGGTCAAAGAAGAATTGATCGACGAATTGGCAGCCATCTTTCCCGGCGCTACGGGGCGCGACATCAAGGGCCTGACCAAACTGGTCGCCAAATTCTGCCAGCAAAAACAACTGGCGCCGGAGCTAGAGGTATTTAAGCGCTGCTCGGTGTTTAGAGGCCTGGAGTTGCTGGACGAAGCCGCCTAA
- a CDS encoding restriction endonuclease: MTRISTEYEVLVRDLHAALVRNDQFDNVNVLHNVKIKGRSGATHQIDVYWEFKVAGVTYKTCIECKHYNSRVKKSDVASFVGTIQDIGNVTGVFATTVGYQQGAVLIAKANGVRLVTVNHLLKSVSITSNFTAPNTDILHIKYDEEQAKERLKERGLTSFSIASQWNRNTVLFDANGEEKIGLVQFVNETMTEEGIGTVEPVDLYDKTELGLLRIAEVQYRLTMHRFQTTDEVVLNDTARAIMEDVLANQACYLNDDGSVSKIET; encoded by the coding sequence ATGACACGCATATCAACTGAATATGAAGTGCTTGTACGCGATCTTCACGCGGCACTCGTCCGAAATGATCAATTTGACAACGTAAACGTTCTTCACAACGTGAAGATAAAAGGCCGTTCCGGGGCCACGCATCAAATTGATGTATATTGGGAATTCAAAGTTGCTGGCGTCACCTACAAGACCTGTATCGAATGCAAGCACTACAACAGTCGAGTAAAAAAATCTGATGTAGCTTCTTTTGTCGGAACCATCCAAGACATTGGAAACGTCACTGGAGTATTTGCTACTACCGTAGGGTATCAACAAGGCGCCGTACTCATAGCCAAAGCGAATGGCGTTCGCCTAGTCACTGTCAATCACCTGCTCAAATCTGTGAGCATCACCTCAAATTTCACTGCCCCGAACACGGATATCTTGCACATCAAATACGACGAAGAACAAGCCAAAGAGCGCCTCAAAGAAAGAGGGCTGACTTCTTTTTCAATTGCTTCTCAGTGGAACCGAAACACCGTGCTGTTCGATGCGAATGGAGAAGAGAAAATTGGTCTCGTTCAGTTCGTTAACGAAACAATGACAGAAGAAGGTATAGGCACTGTGGAGCCAGTCGATCTATACGACAAAACGGAGCTAGGCTTGCTTCGTATCGCTGAAGTTCAATACCGCCTAACAATGCATCGCTTCCAAACTACTGATGAGGTCGTTCTGAACGATACAGCGCGGGCCATCATGGAAGACGTTTTAGCAAATCAAGCTTGCTACCTGAATGACGATGGCTCAGTATCAAAAATTGAAACCTAA
- a CDS encoding DUF6998 domain-containing protein, producing MPQKPITIPDAVRQLLAIVELLRQSYKTQKKQFTLDGRLVGDLGEVLAEEAYDIKLFEDLQKHHDATASDGRLVQIKATMQKNLTFPVDHIPLYYIGIQIHSDGTFSEVFNGPGALAWEAVKNRKPTKTNLHSVSVSALSKLNAKVAPADRIPKRALTLRSSGTPAGKPAAAP from the coding sequence ATGCCTCAGAAGCCAATCACCATTCCCGATGCAGTTAGGCAATTGCTTGCGATTGTTGAGCTATTGCGCCAGTCGTACAAGACACAGAAAAAACAATTCACTCTCGATGGCCGATTGGTCGGCGACCTCGGCGAGGTATTGGCGGAAGAAGCTTACGACATCAAGCTATTTGAGGATCTGCAAAAGCACCACGATGCAACTGCCAGTGACGGCCGACTTGTTCAGATAAAAGCAACAATGCAAAAGAATCTGACCTTTCCGGTTGACCACATCCCGCTCTACTACATCGGAATACAAATTCACAGCGATGGCACATTTTCAGAGGTATTCAACGGCCCTGGCGCGCTCGCTTGGGAGGCCGTGAAGAACCGAAAGCCAACGAAAACAAATTTGCACTCTGTGTCCGTCTCAGCTCTTTCAAAACTTAACGCCAAGGTAGCGCCGGCTGATCGCATCCCAAAGCGCGCTCTAACCCTGCGCTCAAGTGGGACGCCTGCCGGCAAGCCGGCAGCCGCCCCTTAG
- a CDS encoding RnfH family protein has translation MAVEVAYATPERQLMIPVSLKANSSVDQAIEASGILREFPEIDLSQQKVGIFGVVCNLDKTLCPEDRVEIYRPLTQNPMDARRGRLQK, from the coding sequence ATTGCGGTTGAGGTGGCTTACGCCACGCCAGAACGACAATTGATGATTCCTGTCAGCCTGAAGGCAAATTCCAGCGTCGATCAAGCCATAGAAGCTTCCGGGATATTGCGGGAGTTTCCGGAAATCGATTTAAGTCAGCAGAAGGTGGGGATTTTTGGGGTAGTTTGTAATTTGGATAAAACTCTGTGCCCAGAAGATCGTGTCGAAATTTACCGACCTTTAACGCAGAATCCAATGGATGCGCGGCGGGGGCGGTTGCAGAAGTAG
- a CDS encoding type II toxin-antitoxin system RatA family toxin — protein MITVVQKSALVKFSAKQMFDLVDDIESYPKFLPWCSGSKILKREGNIVEGQIDIAKAGFHKSFTTRNKVDQGGRIQISLLDGPFSSLEGFWSFMPLREDASKISLDLEFEISGMLANLAFGPVFNQICNTMVSSFTQRAKALYGG, from the coding sequence ATGATCACGGTTGTACAAAAAAGCGCCTTGGTCAAGTTTTCTGCCAAGCAAATGTTTGATCTGGTGGATGATATCGAGTCGTATCCCAAGTTCTTACCTTGGTGTTCCGGCAGCAAAATATTGAAACGCGAAGGCAACATCGTCGAAGGCCAAATCGACATCGCCAAGGCCGGCTTTCATAAATCCTTTACCACCCGCAATAAAGTCGATCAAGGCGGCAGAATCCAGATCAGCTTGCTGGACGGGCCGTTTTCCTCGCTGGAGGGATTTTGGAGCTTTATGCCCTTGCGCGAAGACGCCAGCAAAATCTCGCTGGACCTGGAGTTCGAGATCTCCGGTATGCTGGCCAACCTGGCCTTCGGCCCGGTGTTTAATCAGATCTGCAACACCATGGTCTCCTCCTTCACCCAACGCGCAAAAGCCTTGTATGGCGGATGA
- a CDS encoding sodium-dependent transporter, whose protein sequence is MTDKTPSIHGEWSSRFAFILAATGSAVGLGNIWKFPYITGQNGGGAFVMVYLICVAAIGIPIMIAEIMLGRRGRQSPINTMQSLAEEAKADPRWGYLGWMGMIAGFLILAYYSVIAGWSMAYIFKAFFGGFFGTDAGEVKQMFDNLMASPIQQIFWHTVFMFITMQVVMRGVKGGLEKAVRFLMPALFVILIILVAYAMASGSYAQGIHFLFSPDFSKINADAVLTAMGHAFFTLSLGMGAIMVYGSYLPSHVSIAKTTFFIAGADTAVALLAGIAIFPLVFANQLEVATGPGLIFQTLPLAFGHMSGGWLFGVLFFVLLFFAALTSSISLIEPAVAWLVENKNIDRQKACVWAGAACWGLGVAVVFSFNIWSEFKIFDKNLFELLDYLTANLMLPLGGLCIAVFAGWMMKQAHAEQELELPAQGFQAWQFLIKYVAPAAVFIVFLHVLGVL, encoded by the coding sequence ATGACCGATAAAACCCCATCCATCCACGGCGAATGGTCCTCCCGTTTCGCCTTTATTCTGGCCGCCACCGGTTCGGCGGTCGGTTTGGGTAATATCTGGAAATTTCCTTACATCACCGGCCAAAACGGCGGCGGCGCCTTTGTGATGGTGTATTTAATCTGCGTGGCAGCCATCGGCATACCCATCATGATTGCGGAAATCATGCTGGGCCGACGTGGCCGGCAAAGCCCGATCAACACCATGCAATCCTTGGCCGAAGAAGCCAAAGCTGATCCACGTTGGGGCTATTTGGGCTGGATGGGCATGATCGCCGGTTTTTTAATCCTGGCCTACTATAGCGTGATTGCCGGCTGGTCGATGGCTTATATCTTTAAAGCCTTTTTCGGCGGTTTCTTCGGTACCGACGCCGGCGAAGTGAAGCAAATGTTCGACAATTTGATGGCCAGTCCGATTCAACAAATTTTCTGGCACACCGTGTTCATGTTCATCACCATGCAAGTGGTGATGCGCGGGGTGAAAGGCGGCCTGGAAAAAGCCGTGCGCTTTTTAATGCCGGCCTTATTTGTGATCCTGATTATTTTGGTGGCTTATGCGATGGCTTCCGGCTCCTATGCGCAAGGCATCCACTTTTTGTTCAGCCCCGATTTCAGCAAAATCAACGCCGACGCGGTGCTGACCGCGATGGGCCACGCCTTCTTCACCCTAAGTTTGGGCATGGGCGCGATCATGGTTTACGGCTCTTACCTGCCCAGCCATGTCTCGATTGCCAAAACCACCTTTTTTATTGCCGGCGCGGATACCGCGGTAGCCTTGCTGGCCGGCATCGCCATTTTTCCCTTGGTGTTTGCCAATCAACTGGAAGTTGCCACCGGTCCGGGCCTGATCTTTCAAACGCTGCCGTTAGCCTTTGGTCACATGAGTGGCGGTTGGTTATTCGGCGTGCTGTTTTTTGTATTGCTGTTTTTCGCCGCCCTCACCTCTTCAATTTCTTTGATTGAACCGGCCGTGGCCTGGCTGGTGGAAAACAAAAATATTGATAGGCAAAAAGCCTGCGTCTGGGCAGGCGCTGCTTGCTGGGGCTTGGGTGTGGCGGTGGTGTTTTCCTTTAACATCTGGTCAGAATTCAAAATCTTCGATAAAAATCTGTTCGAACTGCTGGATTACCTGACCGCCAACCTGATGCTGCCTTTGGGCGGTTTGTGCATCGCGGTGTTTGCCGGCTGGATGATGAAACAAGCCCATGCGGAGCAGGAACTGGAACTGCCGGCGCAAGGCTTTCAGGCTTGGCAATTTCTAATCAAATACGTAGCGCCGGCAGCAGTGTTCATCGTCTTCTTACATGTACTCGGGGTGCTGTAA
- the smpB gene encoding SsrA-binding protein SmpB: MAAKKSKKDNKATDNTIAVNRQASHEYTIDETFEAGLVLEGWEVKSLRDGRIQLKESYVEIRRGEAWLSGAHVSALLSASTHVNPDAVRKKKLLLHRRELNKLIGSVERKGYTLIPLSMYWIKGRAKLKIGLAKGKKLHDKRAASKDKDWQRDRARIMKHG; this comes from the coding sequence ATGGCAGCCAAAAAATCCAAGAAGGACAACAAAGCCACCGATAACACGATTGCGGTTAATCGCCAGGCTTCCCACGAGTACACCATAGACGAGACTTTCGAAGCCGGTTTGGTATTGGAAGGTTGGGAAGTGAAAAGCTTGCGTGACGGCCGGATTCAGCTGAAAGAGAGCTATGTCGAGATCAGACGCGGCGAGGCTTGGCTGAGTGGGGCGCATGTGTCGGCTTTATTGTCGGCGTCCACCCACGTCAATCCGGACGCGGTACGCAAGAAAAAATTATTGTTACACCGACGTGAATTGAACAAGCTGATCGGCTCGGTGGAACGCAAAGGCTACACCCTGATTCCGCTATCGATGTATTGGATCAAGGGCCGCGCCAAGCTGAAAATCGGTCTGGCGAAAGGTAAAAAATTGCACGACAAGCGCGCAGCTTCCAAAGACAAGGATTGGCAGCGAGACCGAGCGCGCATCATGAAGCACGGCTAA
- a CDS encoding isochorismatase family protein, with product MTMHPNLLDADNSVLLVVDIQGRLSTAMPALDQQQMLTHGRRLLQAAGLLDVPVLLTEQYPQRLGSTQTEISECLPGNTRTFSKTGFSCCAADGFKQALTDTGRKQVVVIGQEAHVCVLQTALELLSANYQVHVLADAVCSRQVQHKDYALQRMLQQGVTLSCHESVLFEWLRDARHSHFKTISALLR from the coding sequence ATGACGATGCATCCCAATTTACTGGACGCTGACAACAGCGTTTTGCTGGTGGTGGACATTCAGGGGCGTTTGTCGACGGCTATGCCGGCTTTAGACCAGCAACAGATGCTCACACACGGTCGGCGCTTGTTGCAGGCCGCCGGGTTGTTAGATGTGCCGGTGTTATTGACCGAACAGTATCCGCAAAGGCTGGGGTCAACGCAAACCGAGATTAGCGAGTGTTTGCCGGGCAATACCCGTACCTTTAGTAAAACCGGTTTTTCTTGTTGCGCCGCGGACGGCTTCAAGCAAGCCCTGACTGATACCGGTCGGAAGCAGGTTGTGGTGATAGGTCAGGAAGCGCATGTGTGCGTGTTGCAAACCGCGCTTGAGTTGTTAAGTGCAAACTATCAAGTTCATGTGTTGGCTGATGCGGTTTGTTCGCGCCAAGTCCAGCACAAAGATTACGCCTTGCAGCGCATGCTGCAGCAAGGTGTCACGTTGAGCTGTCACGAATCGGTGTTGTTCGAATGGTTGCGGGATGCTCGGCATAGCCATTTCAAAACTATTTCAGCGCTTTTGCGTTAA
- a CDS encoding FAD:protein FMN transferase — translation MLRKGWIAVILGLLLVLGCAEPLPPVKTFSGFAQGTTYHISYWTPQARDDAQVSAEVEKVFLDLDKTLSNYRPDSTIEQFNANTSTNIQLVGDEIVALFKVADNVSKLSQGCYDLTIKPLFEMWGFMGEELTIPDDAALQAALANVGMDKLQLVDDSHMSKKLPNVRVDLSSIAQGYSVEKISNTLEALGIQNYLVEIGGELKALGSKPDGKAWRIAVEKPLPGEQKMHKVVTLPKETPMSVMTSGTYRHYFDVKGKRYSHILDARNGKPVTHDLVAVSVFNESPTIADAWSTALLCLGQEEGMKLADAEKLQVMFIQQQGTEFLESKTRALTMSTQVTIN, via the coding sequence ATGCTACGGAAAGGATGGATCGCGGTAATACTGGGATTGTTGCTGGTACTGGGATGTGCGGAGCCGCTGCCGCCAGTAAAGACTTTTAGCGGTTTCGCGCAAGGTACTACGTATCACATCAGTTATTGGACGCCCCAAGCGCGGGATGATGCGCAAGTCAGCGCTGAAGTTGAAAAAGTTTTCCTGGATTTGGATAAAACCTTATCCAATTACCGACCGGACTCGACAATCGAACAATTTAACGCCAACACGTCGACAAATATTCAGCTGGTCGGCGACGAAATCGTGGCTTTGTTTAAAGTGGCCGACAACGTCAGCAAGCTGAGCCAGGGGTGTTACGATTTGACCATCAAGCCTTTGTTCGAGATGTGGGGTTTCATGGGGGAAGAGTTGACTATCCCAGACGATGCGGCGCTGCAAGCAGCTTTGGCGAATGTCGGCATGGACAAATTGCAGCTGGTCGACGATAGTCATATGTCGAAAAAACTGCCGAATGTACGAGTGGATTTGTCGTCAATCGCCCAGGGTTATAGTGTCGAGAAAATCAGCAACACGCTTGAGGCTTTGGGTATCCAAAACTATCTGGTGGAAATCGGCGGCGAATTAAAAGCGCTGGGTAGCAAACCGGACGGTAAGGCCTGGCGGATTGCGGTGGAAAAACCGCTGCCGGGCGAACAAAAAATGCACAAAGTGGTGACATTACCAAAGGAAACGCCGATGTCGGTGATGACCTCGGGTACTTACCGGCATTATTTCGACGTCAAAGGCAAGCGTTACAGCCACATTCTGGATGCCCGCAACGGCAAGCCGGTAACGCACGATTTAGTTGCTGTCAGTGTGTTTAACGAAAGCCCGACCATAGCCGACGCCTGGTCTACCGCTTTATTGTGCCTGGGGCAGGAAGAAGGGATGAAACTTGCCGATGCTGAGAAATTGCAAGTGATGTTTATCCAGCAACAAGGCACCGAGTTTTTGGAAAGTAAAACCAGGGCCTTGACTATGTCCACCCAAGTGACGATTAACTAG
- a CDS encoding DUF2231 domain-containing protein, which translates to MWGLNDHLTFAVHGGGDNGGGVAGGVESLLSFLEVLVRQSPSESLDSLLPGVAALQNIHPLLVHFPIALLTMFFTLDLIGSVAKRSEWRQIAGAFLYLGTVFAALTVAAGLVAAGSVAHGGDVHEIMEHHEHLGISVLSLATALSAWRLFSKGLIVGPANTLYLLMAAILAALLAFAADLGGLMVYKHGVSVHAADQVNQAAARAHEHEGAVEDSLPATHEEAEVEDLKPEDSHQDETTHGVAGHHHDHHHAH; encoded by the coding sequence ATGTGGGGTCTAAACGATCACTTGACGTTTGCCGTGCATGGTGGCGGCGATAACGGTGGAGGAGTGGCCGGTGGGGTGGAGAGCTTATTGTCCTTCCTAGAAGTGCTGGTGCGGCAATCTCCTTCGGAAAGTCTGGATAGTTTATTGCCGGGCGTTGCTGCGTTACAAAATATTCATCCCTTGCTGGTGCATTTCCCGATTGCGTTGTTGACTATGTTCTTCACTCTGGATTTGATCGGCAGCGTGGCGAAGCGCTCGGAGTGGCGGCAGATAGCCGGCGCATTTCTGTATCTGGGTACCGTGTTTGCCGCGCTTACCGTGGCGGCCGGTTTAGTGGCGGCAGGGAGTGTGGCGCATGGTGGTGATGTTCACGAGATCATGGAGCATCATGAGCATCTGGGTATTTCGGTATTGAGTCTGGCTACTGCGCTGTCGGCGTGGCGTTTGTTTAGCAAAGGGCTGATAGTCGGACCAGCTAACACGCTGTACTTGTTGATGGCGGCGATTTTAGCCGCCTTGTTGGCGTTTGCCGCCGATCTGGGTGGTCTGATGGTTTATAAACATGGCGTCTCGGTGCACGCTGCGGATCAAGTCAATCAAGCGGCGGCGCGCGCTCATGAACACGAAGGTGCTGTTGAGGATAGTTTGCCGGCAACGCATGAAGAAGCCGAAGTCGAAGATTTGAAACCGGAAGATAGTCATCAGGACGAAACGACGCATGGCGTTGCCGGTCATCATCACGACCATCATCATGCCCATTGA
- a CDS encoding phosphoribosylanthranilate isomerase translates to MRTRVKICGFTRVEDALCAANLGVDAIGLVFYPPSPRNVSIEQAASISRALPAFVNVVALFVDAAPALIREVLNKVRVDCLQFHGDEPADGCRIYDKSYIKAIRMQADTDVLGLQKQYNDAAGLLLDAYHPGMQGGSGSGFDWDLIPTTRSLPIILAGGLTPENAGEAIKAVKPYAMDVSSGVEAGKGIKDAAKMAAFIRKTNQAT, encoded by the coding sequence ATGCGTACCCGCGTTAAAATTTGCGGCTTTACCCGAGTGGAAGATGCGCTTTGTGCCGCCAATTTGGGCGTGGATGCTATTGGTTTGGTGTTTTATCCGCCCAGTCCAAGAAACGTAAGCATCGAACAAGCCGCAAGCATCAGCAGAGCATTGCCAGCCTTTGTTAACGTGGTAGCCTTGTTCGTCGATGCCGCGCCGGCTTTGATTCGTGAAGTCTTGAATAAAGTAAGGGTGGATTGCCTGCAATTTCATGGCGATGAGCCTGCAGATGGTTGCCGGATTTACGATAAATCGTATATCAAAGCCATTCGCATGCAAGCGGATACGGACGTTCTAGGGTTGCAAAAGCAATACAACGATGCGGCCGGATTACTGTTGGATGCCTATCATCCGGGAATGCAGGGCGGCAGCGGTAGCGGTTTTGACTGGGATTTGATTCCGACGACCCGCAGTTTGCCGATCATTCTCGCGGGCGGATTGACGCCGGAAAATGCCGGGGAAGCGATTAAAGCTGTAAAACCGTATGCAATGGATGTGAGCAGCGGTGTTGAGGCCGGGAAAGGCATCAAGGATGCAGCGAAAATGGCTGCGTTTATAAGAAAAACTAATCAAGCGACTTGA
- the trpB gene encoding tryptophan synthase subunit beta yields the protein MTERYDMPDARGHFGPYGGIFVAETLMPAITELNEAYQRYMQDPEFLAELDADLKDYVGRPSPLYHAERWSKHLGGAQIYLKREDLNHTGAHKVNNTVGQALLAKRMGKTRIIAETGAGQHGVATATVAARLGLECVVYMGAVDVARQSLNVYRMKLLGATVVPVQSGSKTLKDALNEALRDWVTNIDNTFYIIGTVAGPHPYPAMVRDFQAVIGREARQQCIDQTGRLPDVLLACVGGGSNAIGLFYPFIDDKSVKMIGVEAAGDGVETGRHSAPLCAGRPGVLHGNRTYLMADDDGEIIETHSISAGLDYPGVGPEHAWLKDTGRAQYVNITDDEAMAGFHALTRMEGIIPALESSHAMAYAMKLAPTMRKDQIIVINLSGRGDKDMQTIMQREGISL from the coding sequence ATGACAGAAAGATACGATATGCCGGATGCCCGGGGCCATTTCGGGCCTTACGGCGGTATTTTTGTGGCGGAAACGCTGATGCCGGCCATTACCGAATTGAACGAAGCCTATCAGCGCTATATGCAGGATCCGGAGTTCCTCGCCGAGTTGGATGCCGATCTCAAGGATTATGTCGGTCGACCGTCGCCGCTGTATCATGCAGAACGCTGGAGTAAGCATTTGGGCGGTGCGCAGATTTATCTGAAGCGCGAAGATCTCAATCATACCGGCGCACACAAAGTTAACAACACGGTCGGTCAAGCCCTGTTGGCTAAGCGCATGGGCAAGACCCGCATCATCGCCGAAACCGGCGCCGGTCAGCATGGCGTTGCCACCGCGACTGTCGCGGCGCGTCTGGGCTTGGAGTGTGTGGTGTACATGGGCGCAGTGGACGTGGCCCGCCAATCCCTGAATGTCTATCGAATGAAGTTGTTGGGCGCCACCGTGGTGCCTGTGCAATCAGGCTCTAAAACCCTCAAAGACGCATTGAACGAAGCTCTGCGCGATTGGGTGACCAATATCGATAATACTTTTTATATTATTGGCACCGTGGCCGGTCCGCATCCCTATCCGGCAATGGTTCGGGATTTTCAGGCTGTGATTGGCCGTGAAGCCCGTCAACAATGCATCGACCAAACCGGCCGCTTGCCCGACGTGCTCTTGGCATGCGTGGGCGGCGGTTCCAATGCCATCGGCTTGTTTTATCCGTTTATCGACGACAAGTCCGTGAAAATGATCGGCGTCGAAGCGGCCGGCGACGGCGTTGAAACCGGTCGTCATTCAGCACCGCTATGTGCCGGCCGTCCTGGCGTATTGCACGGCAACCGGACGTATTTGATGGCTGACGACGATGGCGAAATCATCGAAACCCATTCTATCTCCGCCGGCCTGGATTATCCCGGCGTTGGCCCTGAGCATGCCTGGCTGAAAGATACCGGTCGAGCCCAGTATGTGAACATAACCGACGACGAAGCCATGGCTGGCTTTCATGCCTTAACCCGCATGGAAGGTATTATTCCGGCTCTGGAATCCAGCCATGCCATGGCTTATGCGATGAAACTGGCGCCCACCATGCGCAAGGATCAAATCATTGTTATTAATTTGTCCGGACGCGGCGATAAAGATATGCAAACGATTATGCAACGCGAGGGCATCAGTTTATGA
- the trpA gene encoding tryptophan synthase subunit alpha: protein MSRLANKFAELRASGRKALIPFITAGDPYPEFTVPLLHEMVAAGADVIELGVPFSDPMADGPVIQRASERALSHHVGLRKVLSMAIEFRKTDQTTPLVLMGYLNPIEIMGYEDFANAAQRADVDGVLTVDLPPEESEACVHMLRERGIDQIFLLAPNTTAERIQKMDAVGSGYLYYVSLKGVTGAGHLDTADVEQKLQLIRQNTALPVGVGFGVKDADTAKTIAAIADGVVVGSALISKIEANLDDPQQAKHEIITLLKSMREAMDV from the coding sequence ATGAGCCGTTTAGCTAACAAATTTGCCGAATTGAGAGCCTCCGGCCGTAAAGCCTTAATTCCGTTTATTACTGCCGGTGATCCTTATCCGGAATTCACCGTCCCTTTGCTGCACGAAATGGTCGCGGCTGGTGCCGACGTCATTGAATTGGGTGTGCCGTTTTCCGATCCGATGGCCGATGGCCCGGTAATACAACGCGCCAGTGAGCGTGCGTTATCGCACCATGTTGGTTTGCGAAAAGTATTGAGCATGGCCATCGAGTTTCGGAAAACCGATCAGACCACGCCATTGGTGTTGATGGGTTACCTAAACCCGATCGAAATCATGGGTTACGAAGATTTTGCCAATGCTGCGCAACGCGCCGATGTTGACGGTGTGTTGACCGTGGATTTGCCGCCGGAAGAATCCGAGGCTTGCGTCCATATGCTGCGCGAGCGCGGCATAGATCAGATTTTTTTACTGGCGCCTAACACCACTGCTGAACGGATTCAGAAAATGGATGCAGTGGGCAGCGGCTATTTATATTACGTGTCGCTGAAAGGCGTCACCGGTGCCGGGCATTTGGATACCGCCGATGTCGAACAAAAATTACAACTGATTCGCCAGAATACCGCTTTGCCGGTTGGGGTTGGTTTCGGAGTCAAGGATGCCGACACCGCGAAAACTATCGCCGCTATTGCCGACGGTGTCGTGGTGGGTAGCGCGCTGATCAGTAAAATAGAAGCAAATCTCGATGATCCTCAGCAAGCCAAGCATGAGATCATCACCCTGTTGAAATCCATGCGCGAAGCCATGGATGTTTAA